Proteins co-encoded in one Bradyrhizobium sp. 170 genomic window:
- a CDS encoding carboxymuconolactone decarboxylase family protein, with protein sequence MHARMNHPVMVVPDAMKALQALGELTKNSLPEKLLELVHLRASQINGCSACVDMHPKIAKRAGETDERLFCVAAWRDTPYFTEGERAALALTEALTRISDRPDPVPDEVWSEADKHFDEAELAALILAIANINVWNRLNIAVRQPAGVWKG encoded by the coding sequence ATGCACGCCCGTATGAATCACCCGGTCATGGTCGTTCCCGATGCCATGAAGGCGCTGCAGGCGCTGGGTGAATTGACCAAAAACAGCCTGCCGGAAAAACTGCTTGAGCTGGTGCATCTGCGCGCCAGCCAGATCAATGGCTGCAGCGCCTGCGTCGACATGCACCCCAAAATCGCCAAGCGGGCCGGCGAGACCGACGAGCGCCTGTTCTGCGTGGCGGCGTGGCGCGACACCCCCTATTTCACGGAAGGCGAGCGTGCGGCGCTGGCGTTGACGGAGGCCCTGACCAGGATCAGCGACCGGCCCGATCCGGTACCGGATGAGGTCTGGAGCGAGGCCGACAAGCATTTCGACGAGGCGGAGCTCGCGGCGCTGATCCTGGCGATCGCCAATATCAACGTCTGGAACAGGCTCAATATCGCGGTGCGCCAGCCGGCCGGCGTTTGGAAGGGGTAG
- a CDS encoding adenylate/guanylate cyclase domain-containing protein, translating into MLRPTIRKRILGIAIGLIVLMAITSALSTVMTRKIAHQLDEFSSKYVEAYGHLARMNVRSLEQALALRRIVIGRMQSPPDMAFSAEQRKIYEAKGAEIEQEAQAARALINAIIDDVSTGSDNARLGRIDDRIEHVTSDLRRYLGEEYKRLLSLLDAGNFVEARASLVRTDTLRDELNQRIEGIRTDMLGQVRSDAVMTMRDQKTAIVISVVLTLLAGILGLMFSLFISTGITGPVRRLLEGTRAVEAGRLDGSIDVTTRDEIGQLTTAFNNMVEQLRHKERLRETFGRYVDPRVVEGLIDPQSLAASNGERRVMTVLFCDMKGFTSLSEGTTPQGLVKVMNHYLSTMSGPIRGHRGIIDKYIGDAIMAYWGPPFTEHSEQARLACLAAVEMADRGKALRTELPELLGVRTVPSDCEVRIGIATGEVLVGSIGSEFMMSYTVMGDAVNLASRLENANKFYGSHSLASEAAIMAAGDAVESREVDRLTVVGQTRPEAVFEIIGRAGELTEKQLELLARYAEGLAAYRARRWDDARRAFQAALEAVPGDGPSKAMAQRVENFQANPPAADWDGAWRLDQK; encoded by the coding sequence ATGCTGCGACCAACCATCCGAAAGCGGATCCTTGGCATTGCCATAGGACTGATCGTCCTGATGGCGATCACGTCGGCGTTGTCGACGGTGATGACGCGCAAGATCGCCCATCAGCTCGACGAGTTCAGCAGCAAATATGTCGAAGCGTATGGGCATCTGGCGCGGATGAATGTCCGCTCGCTGGAGCAGGCTTTGGCGCTGCGCCGGATCGTGATCGGCAGGATGCAGTCGCCGCCCGACATGGCATTCTCCGCAGAGCAGCGAAAAATCTATGAGGCGAAGGGAGCGGAAATCGAACAGGAGGCGCAAGCGGCGCGCGCCCTGATCAACGCGATCATCGACGATGTCTCCACCGGATCCGATAACGCCCGGCTCGGCCGGATCGACGATCGAATCGAGCACGTGACCAGCGATCTCCGTCGCTATCTCGGTGAGGAATACAAGCGATTGTTGTCCTTGCTCGACGCCGGCAATTTCGTGGAGGCCAGAGCCAGCCTGGTCCGAACCGATACGCTGCGCGACGAACTCAACCAAAGAATCGAAGGCATCCGCACGGACATGCTGGGGCAGGTCCGCAGCGACGCCGTGATGACGATGCGCGACCAGAAGACCGCCATTGTCATCTCCGTTGTCCTGACCTTGCTTGCGGGCATCCTCGGACTGATGTTTTCACTTTTCATCAGCACCGGCATTACCGGACCAGTCCGGCGTTTGCTGGAAGGCACCCGCGCCGTCGAAGCCGGCCGGCTCGACGGGTCGATCGACGTCACCACGCGCGACGAAATCGGCCAGCTCACGACGGCCTTCAACAACATGGTCGAGCAATTGCGCCACAAGGAGCGCTTGCGCGAAACCTTCGGCCGCTATGTCGACCCGCGCGTCGTCGAAGGCCTGATCGACCCGCAATCGCTGGCCGCAAGCAATGGTGAGCGGCGGGTGATGACGGTGCTGTTCTGCGACATGAAGGGCTTTACCAGCCTCAGCGAAGGCACGACACCGCAGGGCCTCGTCAAGGTGATGAACCATTATCTGTCGACAATGTCGGGACCGATCCGCGGCCATCGCGGCATCATCGACAAATATATCGGCGATGCCATCATGGCCTATTGGGGGCCTCCGTTTACCGAGCATAGCGAACAGGCGCGGCTGGCATGCCTTGCCGCCGTCGAGATGGCGGACCGCGGCAAGGCGCTGCGCACCGAACTGCCCGAATTGCTTGGCGTGCGCACCGTGCCGAGCGACTGCGAAGTGCGCATCGGCATCGCGACCGGCGAGGTGCTGGTCGGCAGCATCGGCTCGGAATTCATGATGAGCTACACCGTCATGGGTGATGCTGTGAATCTGGCCTCGCGCCTGGAGAACGCCAACAAGTTCTACGGCAGTCATTCGCTGGCTTCGGAAGCTGCGATCATGGCGGCCGGCGATGCCGTGGAATCGCGCGAGGTCGATCGGCTGACCGTCGTTGGCCAGACCCGTCCCGAAGCGGTGTTCGAGATCATCGGGCGCGCGGGCGAGTTGACGGAGAAGCAACTTGAACTGCTGGCGCGGTACGCCGAGGGGCTGGCTGCCTATCGGGCGCGCCGCTGGGATGATGCGCGCCGGGCTTTCCAGGCGGCGCTCGAGGCCGTCCCCGGCGACGGACCGTCCAAAGCGATGGCGCAACGTGTCGAGAACTTTCAGGCTAATCCGCCGGCCGCCGATTGGGATGGCGCGTGGCGGCTGGATCAGAAGTAA
- a CDS encoding class I SAM-dependent methyltransferase — protein sequence MSSDAAGFIGNIPQHYDHGLGPIIFAEYAADIARRAAAGRPARVLETAAGTGIVTRKLRDALPADTQLIATDLNPPMLDIARAKFRPGEQVGFQPADAVALPFADQSFDAIVCQFGVMFFPDKAKSFSEASRVLAPGGRYVLSVWDSHRYNSFGRIAHEVAARFFPTDPPQFYNVPFSCHQIDPIKESLITAGFGDIGIAVIRQERELPDVANFARAAVHGNPLIDQIQARGGVDPARVVDALTREFRREFGDPGRISLQAIVFSAVKG from the coding sequence ATGAGCAGCGACGCAGCCGGTTTCATTGGCAATATCCCGCAGCATTACGATCACGGTCTCGGCCCGATCATCTTCGCCGAATATGCCGCTGATATCGCAAGACGCGCCGCCGCCGGGCGTCCGGCGCGGGTGCTCGAAACCGCCGCCGGCACGGGTATCGTCACACGGAAATTGCGTGACGCATTGCCTGCCGACACGCAGTTGATCGCGACCGATCTCAACCCGCCGATGCTCGATATCGCGCGCGCCAAGTTTCGTCCCGGCGAGCAGGTCGGCTTCCAGCCCGCCGATGCGGTCGCGCTTCCCTTTGCCGACCAAAGCTTCGACGCCATCGTCTGTCAGTTCGGCGTGATGTTCTTTCCCGACAAGGCAAAATCCTTTTCCGAGGCCTCCCGTGTTCTCGCCCCGGGCGGCCGCTATGTGCTCAGCGTCTGGGACTCCCATCGCTACAATTCGTTTGGCCGCATCGCGCACGAGGTGGCCGCGCGTTTCTTCCCGACCGATCCGCCGCAGTTTTACAATGTGCCGTTCTCCTGCCACCAGATCGATCCGATCAAGGAGTCGCTGATAACAGCAGGCTTCGGTGACATCGGCATTGCTGTGATCAGGCAGGAAAGGGAGCTGCCTGACGTCGCGAATTTCGCGCGCGCGGCGGTCCATGGTAACCCGCTGATCGATCAGATCCAGGCGCGTGGCGGCGTCGATCCGGCACGCGTCGTCGACGCGCTGACGCGGGAATTTCGCCGCGAATTCGGCGATCCCGGCCGGATATCGCTACAGGCCATCGTGTTCTCGGCCGTGAAGGGATGA
- a CDS encoding sigma-70 family RNA polymerase sigma factor, translating to MDEKKFLTEQFEANRARLRAVAYRMLGSTSEVDDAVQETWLRLSRSDTSAVENLGGWLTTVVARICLDILRSRKSQREEPMGPHVPEPVVDDAHGRDAEMADSVGAALLVVLETLAPAERLAFVLHDMFAVPFEEIAPIVGRTPAAARQLASRARRRVQGTPPPDADFGRQKNIVDAFLKASREGDFEGLLAVLDPDVVFRADAAAQRLGSLAEIRGATAVAETFKGRAQAAKPALVDGTLAVAVSIGGQLRIVLHLTLSGERISAVEAVADAERLGSSDVTMLT from the coding sequence ATGGACGAGAAAAAATTTCTGACGGAACAATTCGAGGCCAACCGGGCCCGCCTGAGGGCGGTGGCCTACCGCATGCTGGGCTCGACCAGCGAGGTCGACGATGCCGTGCAGGAGACCTGGCTGCGGCTGAGCCGTTCCGATACCAGCGCGGTCGAGAACCTCGGCGGCTGGTTGACCACCGTTGTCGCCCGCATCTGCCTCGACATACTACGCTCGCGCAAATCGCAGCGCGAGGAACCGATGGGGCCGCATGTGCCGGAACCTGTCGTTGACGATGCGCATGGGCGCGACGCCGAGATGGCCGACTCGGTGGGTGCGGCACTACTGGTAGTGCTGGAGACGCTGGCGCCGGCCGAACGGCTGGCCTTCGTGCTGCACGACATGTTCGCCGTCCCCTTTGAGGAGATCGCCCCGATCGTCGGCCGCACGCCTGCCGCAGCACGGCAGTTGGCCAGCCGCGCGCGTCGTCGTGTGCAGGGCACGCCACCGCCGGACGCTGATTTCGGCCGGCAGAAGAACATCGTCGACGCCTTCCTCAAGGCTTCCCGCGAGGGCGACTTCGAAGGGCTGCTCGCGGTGCTGGATCCCGACGTGGTGTTTCGCGCCGATGCTGCCGCCCAACGGCTCGGCTCGCTCGCCGAAATTCGCGGCGCCACGGCCGTGGCCGAAACCTTCAAGGGACGCGCGCAAGCCGCCAAGCCGGCGCTGGTCGATGGTACGCTGGCGGTCGCCGTCAGCATCGGCGGGCAGTTGCGTATCGTGCTGCACCTTACCCTCAGCGGGGAGCGGATATCGGCGGTCGAGGCGGTGGCAGACGCCGAGCGGCTCGGTTCGTCCGACGTAACCATGCTCACGTGA
- a CDS encoding alpha/beta hydrolase, with translation MQTLTVNGYDMAYLDVGRGADNSPPLVLVHGTLGDFRTWNAVLGPLSKKHRVIALSLRRFFPEHWNGVGNDYLMAQHTADVIGFIEELNVGPVDLIGHSRGGHIGFRVAQARPDLLRRAILAEPGGDLEPALQPTSPPPGPVPLGPRVPMAAEMVRNGDIDGALALFVDGIDGEGAWARWPAAPRQQLRDNIYTLLGQVGENRKPFLKSEAESIKTPTLLIGGGDTKGALAVIWRVLAKHIPGATTAVIPGTRHWMFEQAPQEFCDVVLEFLAA, from the coding sequence GGCCGAGGTGCCGACAACAGCCCGCCACTGGTTCTCGTGCACGGCACACTCGGCGACTTCCGCACCTGGAACGCCGTGCTCGGGCCGCTGTCGAAGAAGCACCGCGTGATTGCGCTGAGCCTGCGGCGGTTCTTTCCGGAGCACTGGAACGGGGTAGGCAACGACTATCTGATGGCGCAGCACACCGCCGACGTCATCGGCTTCATCGAGGAGCTGAATGTGGGGCCGGTCGATTTGATCGGCCATTCCCGCGGCGGCCATATCGGATTCCGGGTGGCGCAGGCGCGGCCGGATCTGTTGCGCAGGGCCATTCTTGCCGAGCCGGGGGGCGATCTCGAACCGGCGCTGCAACCGACAAGCCCGCCTCCCGGCCCCGTGCCGCTGGGTCCGCGCGTTCCGATGGCTGCCGAGATGGTACGAAACGGCGACATCGACGGTGCGCTCGCCCTCTTTGTCGATGGGATCGACGGTGAAGGCGCGTGGGCGCGGTGGCCTGCGGCGCCACGACAGCAATTGCGCGACAACATCTATACGCTGCTCGGCCAGGTCGGCGAAAACCGCAAGCCGTTTCTGAAGAGCGAAGCGGAATCGATCAAGACGCCAACCTTGTTGATCGGCGGCGGCGACACCAAGGGCGCATTGGCGGTGATCTGGCGCGTGCTGGCCAAGCATATTCCAGGTGCAACGACGGCGGTCATCCCCGGCACGCGCCACTGGATGTTCGAACAGGCGCCGCAGGAATTTTGCGACGTGGTGCTGGAGTTTCTCGCGGCGTAA